A window from Actinomycetota bacterium encodes these proteins:
- a CDS encoding DUF222 domain-containing protein has protein sequence MSELRSAVEMLRSESLAELPDARIEDDFGELHRAVEQLEVERLRRLAEIDRRKLFERDGHLSTASWLVSAFKVAWGVAREHVRLAKALEQMPSARAAVDDGEVSLSSVRVLASARDADPEAFARAEPTLVDAARMHTVGDLARVASHWRDVAVQERARSDHDADDARRQTLYASKTFMGRVRADADLNAETGELLLTALNAVLSAEARSRNGDDRSPAERRADALGEICRQWLDLADRPVVAAERPHVTLTVGVETLKGLKDSTCELEHTGPMARETAEMLLCDCSVARVVLSGRSEPLDVGRRTPAVPASLRRAVVVRDRHCRFPGCDPKAGATPTMLSTGQGVGPRPCTTSYCCVGDITG, from the coding sequence CATCGAGCGGTCGAGCAGCTCGAGGTCGAACGGCTACGCAGGCTGGCCGAGATCGATCGTCGAAAGCTGTTCGAGCGCGATGGGCATCTATCGACGGCGTCGTGGTTGGTGTCGGCGTTCAAGGTCGCCTGGGGGGTCGCCCGCGAGCACGTCCGGTTGGCGAAGGCGCTCGAGCAGATGCCGTCGGCTCGTGCGGCGGTCGACGACGGCGAAGTCTCACTCTCGTCTGTGCGGGTACTGGCGAGCGCGCGCGATGCCGATCCTGAGGCCTTCGCCCGCGCTGAGCCCACGCTTGTGGATGCGGCACGGATGCACACGGTAGGAGACCTAGCGCGCGTCGCGTCGCACTGGCGCGACGTTGCGGTCCAAGAGCGAGCACGGAGCGACCACGACGCGGATGATGCTCGGCGCCAGACGCTGTACGCGTCGAAGACATTCATGGGCCGGGTCCGAGCCGATGCGGATCTCAACGCCGAGACCGGCGAGCTGTTGCTGACCGCGCTGAACGCCGTACTGTCGGCTGAGGCTCGCTCTCGAAATGGCGACGACCGCTCCCCGGCCGAGCGTCGTGCCGATGCACTGGGCGAGATCTGTCGCCAGTGGCTCGACCTCGCCGACAGGCCGGTCGTGGCAGCGGAGCGACCACACGTCACGCTCACCGTGGGCGTGGAAACGCTGAAGGGGCTGAAGGATTCCACGTGCGAGCTCGAGCACACAGGTCCCATGGCGAGAGAAACGGCAGAGATGCTGCTCTGCGACTGTTCGGTGGCACGGGTCGTGCTTTCCGGACGCTCCGAGCCGCTCGACGTCGGCAGACGGACGCCGGCCGTGCCGGCTTCGCTGCGTCGTGCGGTGGTCGTTCGCGATCGTCACTGCCGCTTTCCCGGTTGCGACCCCAAAGCTGGTGCGACGCCCACCATGTTGTCCACTGGACAAGGGGTGGGTCCACGGCCCTGCACAACCTCGTACTGCTGTGTCGGCGACATCACCGGCTGA